Proteins found in one Clostridium butyricum genomic segment:
- a CDS encoding beta-galactosidase, which yields MNKNYELFNKNITKFLHGGDYNPDQWLEYPEVLKEDVRLMKLANCNTVSINIFGWSAIEPEEGKYTFEWLDELMERMEKNNINVILATPSGARPAWLSEKYPEVLRVNSDRTKNLHGQRHNHCYTSQVYREKTKAINKMLAKRYKHSKSLIMWHISNEYGGECHCEKCQEAFRNFLRSKYDNDIEKLNSAWWTGFWSHRFNDFSQIESPSEKGEIFVHGHNLDWKRFVTTQTIDFYKNEIEPIREITPDIPITTNFMGTYGGLNYWKFAKEVDIISWDTYPRWHSEEEGNYKIGVETSFIHDINRSFKDGQPFLVMENTPSLVNWQEVNKLKKPGMHLLSAMQSIAHGSDSVLYFQWRKGRGASEKLHGAVVDHCGHENTRVFREVTEVGQVLEKIKEVKGAVTKSDVAIIYDWENRWAIDDLQGLKMKKKNYTKTCEDIYEVFFDKGISVDVIDMDCEFSKYKILAAPMLYMIRSGAAERINEFVKNGGTLVTTYWTGIVDENDLCFLGGFPGPLRDVTGIWAEEIDSLYDNESNHIVFTDNNIENLQGNYKVKDYCELIHTETADILAVYESDFYKDMPAVTVNKYGKGKAYHIAARTGEDFNNSFYSKIIEDLEIKSVIDGQIPKGVTVKMRHNENNIYIFVMNFTDEEKKLVLEKEEYIDMISGELVSKEIRLEKYGVKVLKK from the coding sequence ATGAATAAAAATTATGAGTTATTTAATAAAAATATTACGAAATTTCTTCATGGAGGAGATTACAATCCAGATCAATGGTTAGAATATCCAGAGGTTTTAAAAGAAGATGTACGTCTAATGAAACTTGCTAATTGTAATACTGTTTCTATTAATATTTTTGGGTGGAGCGCTATAGAACCGGAAGAGGGAAAGTATACATTTGAATGGCTTGATGAACTTATGGAGAGAATGGAAAAGAACAATATAAATGTAATACTAGCAACACCAAGTGGTGCAAGACCAGCATGGTTGTCAGAAAAATATCCTGAAGTTTTGAGAGTAAACAGTGATAGAACAAAAAATCTTCATGGTCAGAGACATAATCATTGTTATACTTCTCAAGTATATAGGGAAAAAACAAAGGCTATAAACAAAATGTTAGCAAAAAGATATAAGCATAGTAAATCACTTATAATGTGGCATATATCAAATGAATATGGTGGTGAGTGTCATTGTGAAAAGTGTCAGGAAGCATTTAGAAATTTTCTTAGAAGTAAATATGATAATGACATTGAAAAATTAAATTCAGCGTGGTGGACAGGATTCTGGAGTCATAGATTTAATGATTTTTCACAAATTGAAAGTCCATCTGAAAAAGGTGAGATATTCGTACATGGGCATAATCTTGACTGGAAGAGATTTGTGACAACACAAACAATAGATTTTTATAAAAATGAAATTGAACCTATCCGAGAAATAACACCAGATATACCAATTACAACGAACTTTATGGGCACATATGGAGGCCTTAATTATTGGAAATTTGCTAAGGAAGTAGATATTATATCATGGGACACATATCCTAGGTGGCATTCTGAAGAGGAAGGTAATTATAAAATAGGTGTTGAAACATCATTTATTCATGATATAAATAGAAGTTTTAAAGATGGACAACCATTTCTTGTTATGGAAAATACCCCAAGTCTTGTGAATTGGCAGGAAGTAAATAAGCTTAAAAAGCCCGGAATGCATTTATTGTCAGCAATGCAGAGTATAGCACATGGGTCAGATTCAGTGCTGTATTTTCAATGGAGAAAAGGAAGAGGTGCTTCTGAAAAATTACATGGAGCTGTAGTTGATCATTGCGGTCATGAAAATACAAGAGTATTCAGAGAAGTTACAGAAGTTGGACAGGTTTTAGAAAAAATTAAAGAAGTAAAGGGAGCTGTCACAAAAAGTGATGTAGCAATAATATACGACTGGGAAAACAGATGGGCAATAGATGATTTACAGGGCTTAAAGATGAAGAAAAAGAACTATACAAAAACATGTGAAGATATCTATGAAGTTTTCTTTGATAAAGGAATAAGTGTTGATGTTATAGATATGGATTGTGAGTTCTCAAAATACAAGATTCTTGCAGCACCAATGCTTTATATGATAAGATCTGGTGCTGCAGAGCGAATAAATGAATTCGTTAAAAATGGTGGAACACTTGTAACAACATACTGGACTGGAATTGTTGATGAAAATGATTTATGTTTTCTTGGAGGATTTCCAGGACCATTAAGAGATGTAACAGGAATATGGGCAGAAGAAATAGATTCATTGTATGATAATGAATCAAATCATATAGTATTTACGGATAATAATATAGAAAATTTACAAGGCAATTATAAAGTTAAAGATTATTGTGAATTAATCCATACTGAAACAGCAGATATTCTTGCTGTATATGAAAGTGATTTTTATAAAGACATGCCAGCAGTAACAGTAAATAAATATGGTAAGGGAAAAGCATATCATATTGCTGCAAGAACTGGAGAAGATTTTAATAATTCTTTTTATTCAAAGATTATTGAGGATTTGGAAATTAAGAGTGTTATAGATGGACAGATTCCTAAAGGAGTTACAGTAAAAATGCGTCATAATGAAAATAATATTTATATTTTTGTGATGAATTTTACAGATGAAGAAAAGAAATTAGTGTTAGAAAAAGAAGAGTATATTGACATGATTTCAGGTGAATTAGTAAGTAAAGAAATAAGATTAGAAAAGTATGGAGTAAAGGTTTTAAAAAAATAA